A part of Gemmatimonadota bacterium genomic DNA contains:
- a CDS encoding ABC transporter ATP-binding protein: MFNYFPPPRKGAKQSLIRVFLRFLRLMIPVWDKALLVVMGTIVVSTFRVVNPWLSKFLIDDAFPNQDWNLFYSIFVAYVVLVLIQRLVGTMTTILNHYVDLRVSLALKTHFFTHLQRLSMTFYESRGIGEHMYRASADTGAVMRMITDILPATLRAVYEFILILIFTTWLDWRVSLVILIYSIPYGMVAQKIATIQRRFDRRVRERWQARDAGLQEGVAGAAVVQTFGRRRHEVKRYLNLTIEGYRAAMRLFYMRVIEGELARNNGLLPYLKNRLIRLYFLREVILGNLSYGSVFPIFSYTNRLSNPIQVLIRYFQQVRIAMVPAERILETLDQVPAVTDRPNAPAMPPVRGDVVFDNVSFSYEDGTPILRNLSFTVQAGQKIALVGHSGSGKTTVANLLLRLYDPDSGRVIVDGQDLREVKSSTYQDQVGLVLQETHLFNGTIKENILFGQPHASDDEVVRAAQLADIDAFASSQRNGYDTDLREGTRISGGQKQRIGIARAMVRDPKILILDEPTSSLDSATEQRFLQSLDRVAEGRTTFIVSHRLTTVANADQIIVLSDGQILEQGTHAELIRNGGEYAEMYRRYLGLDDNRQVG, from the coding sequence ATGTTCAACTATTTTCCCCCTCCCCGCAAGGGAGCAAAACAGTCACTCATAAGAGTCTTTCTGCGTTTTCTCAGGTTGATGATCCCGGTCTGGGATAAGGCTCTGCTCGTCGTAATGGGCACGATCGTCGTCAGCACGTTTCGGGTTGTGAATCCGTGGCTGAGCAAGTTTCTCATCGATGATGCATTTCCCAATCAGGATTGGAACCTGTTCTACAGTATCTTTGTCGCCTATGTCGTGCTTGTTCTGATTCAGAGATTGGTCGGTACCATGACGACCATACTCAATCACTACGTAGATCTACGCGTGAGCTTAGCCCTCAAAACCCACTTCTTCACCCACCTCCAGCGTCTCTCCATGACCTTCTACGAGAGTCGTGGTATTGGCGAGCACATGTATCGCGCCAGCGCAGATACGGGGGCCGTAATGCGCATGATTACGGACATCTTGCCAGCGACATTGCGTGCGGTCTATGAGTTCATACTTATCCTCATCTTCACCACCTGGTTGGACTGGCGAGTCTCGCTGGTCATTCTGATTTACTCGATTCCTTATGGAATGGTCGCCCAGAAGATCGCGACCATACAGCGCAGATTTGATCGCCGCGTAAGAGAGAGATGGCAGGCGCGCGACGCCGGGCTTCAAGAAGGCGTTGCCGGGGCAGCCGTCGTACAGACATTTGGTCGACGTCGGCACGAAGTAAAGCGATATCTCAATCTCACCATCGAAGGGTATCGCGCCGCGATGCGCCTGTTTTATATGCGTGTCATCGAAGGAGAACTCGCGCGCAATAACGGCCTGCTTCCCTATTTAAAAAATCGACTGATAAGACTATACTTTCTCAGAGAAGTTATTTTAGGCAACCTCTCCTATGGGTCTGTCTTCCCTATTTTTTCCTATACGAACCGCCTGTCCAACCCCATTCAAGTCCTGATTCGGTATTTTCAGCAAGTTCGCATTGCAATGGTTCCCGCCGAGCGCATTCTCGAAACACTGGATCAGGTTCCCGCTGTTACAGACCGTCCCAATGCACCGGCAATGCCACCTGTCAGGGGCGATGTCGTCTTTGACAATGTCTCCTTTTCTTACGAGGATGGCACACCGATCCTGCGCAACCTGAGCTTCACCGTTCAGGCAGGTCAAAAAATCGCTCTGGTTGGACACAGTGGATCGGGCAAAACCACGGTCGCGAACCTGCTTCTCAGACTATACGACCCGGATTCCGGAAGGGTAATTGTAGATGGCCAGGACCTCAGAGAAGTAAAATCGAGCACCTATCAGGACCAGGTTGGTCTGGTTTTACAGGAAACGCATTTGTTCAACGGAACAATCAAAGAAAATATCCTGTTCGGTCAGCCCCATGCATCTGACGATGAAGTGGTCAGAGCCGCCCAACTGGCGGACATAGACGCATTTGCCTCATCCCAACGCAACGGATATGACACCGACCTTCGAGAAGGCACGAGAATTTCAGGGGGTCAGAAACAGCGGATCGGGATTGCCCGGGCCATGGTTCGCGATCCCAAAATTCTCATTCTGGATGAACCCACATCATCTCTGGACAGCGCCACAGAACAGCGATTTTTGCAAAGCCTGGACCGCGTAGCAGAAGGACGCACCACATTCATAGTCTCTCACAGACTCACAACAGTGGCAAATGCCGACCAGATCATCGTTCTCAGCGACGGTCAGATCCTCGAACAAGGGACACACGCAGAACTGATTCGCAATGGGGGCGAGTACGCAGAGATGTACCGGCGATACCTCGGCCTGGATGATAACAGGCAAGTTGGGTAA